The following proteins are encoded in a genomic region of Sphingopyxis sp. YF1:
- a CDS encoding copper chaperone PCu(A)C, whose amino-acid sequence MKPFTPRLFACTALAATALGLAACGENLGKGQPLNVVSGHIVMGATPDRPAVGYFRVQGGPVPVELVAVTADLAQRVEMHESVKENGVMTMKPLDRAAVPAKGELVFKQGGKHLMIWNINPAAVRAGKLPMAFVFTNNNNERILFDMPIKQASTDTSGDGAAMDHGAMEHDGTGDAAVKTAEPAKK is encoded by the coding sequence ATGAAGCCCTTCACCCCCCGCCTGTTCGCCTGCACCGCGCTCGCCGCGACCGCGCTTGGTCTTGCCGCGTGCGGCGAGAATCTCGGCAAGGGCCAGCCGCTCAACGTGGTGAGCGGGCATATCGTGATGGGCGCGACCCCCGACCGTCCCGCGGTCGGCTATTTCCGCGTCCAGGGCGGCCCGGTGCCGGTCGAGCTCGTCGCGGTGACCGCCGATCTCGCGCAGCGCGTCGAGATGCACGAAAGCGTCAAGGAAAACGGCGTGATGACGATGAAGCCGCTCGACCGCGCCGCGGTGCCCGCGAAGGGCGAACTGGTGTTCAAGCAGGGCGGCAAGCATCTGATGATCTGGAACATCAATCCCGCCGCGGTGCGCGCGGGCAAGCTGCCGATGGCGTTCGTCTTCACCAACAACAACAATGAACGCATCCTGTTCGACATGCCGATCAAGCAGGCGTCGACCGACACGAGCGGCGACGGCGCGGCGATGGATCACGGCGCGATGGAGCATGACGGCACGGGCGATGCCGCGGTGAAGACCGCCGAACCCGCAAAGAAGTAA
- a CDS encoding serine kinase yields MLPRRTTIPVSNIHATCVAAGSRGILILGASGQGKSDLALRLIDRGARLVADDRCDIWHERGRLWCRPPENLAGRIEVRGIGIVEQPHVAPVPLALAVRLSNRPERMPPANQAEMVAGHALPAVLVAGFEASAPIKVMLALDRVGSVQ; encoded by the coding sequence ATGTTGCCGCGCCGGACCACCATTCCCGTTTCCAATATTCACGCAACCTGCGTCGCCGCCGGAAGCCGCGGCATCCTGATCCTCGGGGCATCGGGGCAGGGCAAGTCCGACCTTGCACTGCGGCTGATCGATCGCGGCGCGCGACTGGTCGCCGACGATCGCTGCGACATCTGGCACGAACGCGGCCGGCTGTGGTGCCGCCCGCCCGAAAATCTGGCCGGCAGGATCGAGGTGCGCGGGATCGGCATCGTCGAACAGCCGCATGTGGCGCCCGTTCCGCTCGCCCTTGCGGTGCGGCTTTCGAACCGTCCCGAACGCATGCCCCCCGCGAACCAGGCCGAGATGGTCGCGGGCCACGCGCTGCCCGCGGTGCTGGTCGCGGGCTTCGAGGCATCGGCGCCGATCAAGGTGATGCTGGCGCTCGACCGGGTGGGAAGCGTACAATGA
- a CDS encoding vgr related protein, with product MERDGRRLTAGEIALARSVFGDAIRYDAVRVRHRKWAFFQPRGVVMAPMGHLHFHPRGDVYCEDFSCPTYDALKAKGLFLHEMTHVWQAQTRGRWYLVLMRHPFTTYSYSLRPGWRLERYGLEQQAEIVRHYWLLTQGVVIGGAPGAAAYRAILPFTPEGSA from the coding sequence GTGGAGCGCGACGGGCGCCGGCTGACCGCGGGCGAGATCGCGCTCGCGCGGAGCGTGTTCGGCGACGCGATCCGCTACGACGCGGTGCGGGTGCGCCACCGCAAATGGGCCTTTTTCCAGCCGCGCGGGGTCGTGATGGCGCCGATGGGGCATCTGCATTTCCATCCGCGCGGCGACGTCTATTGCGAAGATTTTTCCTGTCCGACTTATGACGCGCTCAAGGCGAAGGGGCTGTTCCTCCACGAAATGACGCATGTGTGGCAGGCGCAGACGCGTGGCCGCTGGTATCTGGTGCTGATGCGTCACCCCTTTACGACATACAGCTACAGCCTCAGGCCCGGCTGGCGGCTCGAGCGTTACGGGCTCGAGCAACAGGCCGAGATCGTGCGGCACTACTGGCTGCTGACGCAGGGGGTGGTGATCGGCGGGGCGCCCGGTGCAGCCGCCTATCGGGCGATCCTGCCCTTCACCCCGGAAGGGTCCGCATGA
- a CDS encoding HPr family phosphocarrier protein codes for MSESSETVEITNQRGLHARASAKFVTFVSRLPETVSVEVEKGGSRVNGTSIMGLMMLGAAKGDSITIHTKGDGADAALLKLVGLVKDSFGED; via the coding sequence ATGAGCGAATCGAGCGAGACGGTCGAAATCACCAACCAGCGCGGACTCCACGCGCGCGCGAGCGCCAAGTTCGTCACCTTCGTCAGCCGCCTGCCCGAAACCGTGTCGGTCGAGGTCGAAAAAGGCGGCAGCCGGGTCAACGGCACCTCGATCATGGGGCTGATGATGCTCGGTGCCGCGAAGGGCGATTCGATCACCATCCATACGAAGGGCGACGGCGCCGACGCCGCGCTGCTCAAGCTCGTGGGGCTGGTCAAGGACAGCTTCGGCGAGGACTGA
- a CDS encoding RNA methyltransferase, producing the protein MNHARRSTIESLSNPLVKRMRLLREKRHRRAEGLFLAEGLRIATEAREAGVLPLWLFLGPDGAGHPLAQALVDATLAGGGEVIDTTPAILSKLSGKDNAQTVVGIYAEPKTALADLDRGAAPIWLVAERLRDPGNLGTMLRTGDAVGAGGLILLDESTDPYAVEAVRASMGAIFTQALVQARWEEFLPWLRGGPGQLVATWLGGDTVDYQAARYVAPTFILIGNESQGMPAAYAAAADVRVKMPMLGKADSLNAAVAAAVMAYEVLNQRRR; encoded by the coding sequence ATGAATCACGCCCGCCGTTCCACCATCGAAAGCCTGTCGAATCCGCTGGTCAAGCGGATGCGGCTGCTGCGCGAAAAACGCCATCGCCGCGCCGAGGGACTGTTCCTCGCCGAAGGACTGCGCATCGCGACCGAAGCGCGCGAGGCCGGCGTGCTGCCCTTGTGGCTGTTCCTCGGCCCCGATGGCGCTGGCCACCCGCTCGCGCAGGCGCTCGTTGACGCGACGCTCGCGGGCGGCGGCGAGGTGATCGACACCACCCCCGCGATCCTTTCGAAGCTGTCGGGCAAGGACAATGCCCAGACCGTCGTCGGTATCTATGCCGAGCCGAAAACGGCGCTCGCCGACCTCGATCGCGGCGCGGCGCCGATCTGGCTCGTCGCCGAGCGGCTGCGCGATCCGGGCAATCTCGGCACGATGCTGCGCACCGGCGATGCGGTGGGTGCGGGCGGGCTGATCCTGCTCGACGAATCGACCGATCCCTATGCCGTCGAGGCGGTGCGCGCGAGCATGGGCGCGATCTTCACGCAGGCGCTGGTACAGGCGCGCTGGGAAGAATTCCTGCCCTGGCTGCGCGGCGGACCGGGGCAGCTCGTCGCGACCTGGCTCGGCGGCGACACCGTCGACTATCAGGCGGCACGCTACGTCGCGCCGACCTTCATCCTGATCGGCAATGAATCGCAGGGCATGCCCGCCGCCTATGCCGCCGCCGCCGATGTGCGCGTCAAGATGCCGATGCTCGGCAAGGCCGACAGCCTGAACGCCGCGGTCGCGGCGGCGGTGATGGCCTATGAAGTGCTGAACCAGCGGCGAAGATAG
- a CDS encoding DNA recombination protein RmuC: MDFASLLVALVALAIGALIGWLFAGRQAGGLKAERDGLAERFRTAVTDLAAEAEARKAADIQLSALLAEQRARDAAHDAQIRQLHDAQAALTAQFREVGQAMLGEAQKSFLERADARFRQSEESAGQNLKALLQPVHERLEKYESEVRKVETERQSAFGLLQGQIESMRTQSERVSSEAAKLVNALRNAPKARGRWGEQQLRNVLESCGLSEHADFQTEVSVADGEGGRLRPDVVVKVPGGQSLIIDAKVSLNAYQDAFGAVDEREKAAHLAAHAAAMKAHVNTLGAKSYWNQFDDTPDYVVMFVPGEHFLAAALDHDHELWDYAFDRKVLLATPTNLIAIARTVAAVWRQEKLAGQAREIAALGKELYARMSVMGTHIARVGKNLDQATGAYNAFVGSFESQVLTQAKRFEALDIETGGKEIPALPVAEQAARPLAKLASAPAAVNDAGE; this comes from the coding sequence ATGGATTTTGCCTCGCTGCTCGTTGCCCTCGTCGCCCTTGCCATCGGTGCCCTCATCGGCTGGCTGTTCGCCGGGCGGCAGGCGGGCGGGCTCAAGGCCGAGCGCGACGGGCTGGCCGAGCGTTTTCGCACCGCGGTCACCGACCTTGCGGCCGAAGCCGAGGCGCGCAAGGCGGCGGATATCCAGCTGTCGGCGCTGCTCGCCGAACAACGGGCGCGCGACGCGGCGCATGATGCGCAGATCCGCCAATTGCACGATGCGCAGGCTGCGCTCACCGCACAGTTCCGCGAGGTGGGACAGGCGATGCTCGGCGAGGCGCAAAAAAGCTTTCTCGAACGCGCCGACGCGCGTTTCCGGCAGAGCGAGGAGAGCGCCGGGCAGAATTTGAAGGCGTTGCTCCAGCCGGTGCACGAGCGTCTCGAAAAATATGAGAGCGAAGTGCGCAAGGTGGAGACCGAACGGCAGAGCGCGTTCGGCCTGCTGCAGGGCCAGATCGAATCGATGCGCACCCAGAGCGAGCGCGTGTCGAGCGAGGCGGCGAAGCTGGTCAACGCGCTGCGCAACGCCCCCAAGGCGCGCGGCCGCTGGGGCGAACAGCAACTGCGCAACGTGCTCGAAAGTTGCGGCCTGTCCGAACATGCCGATTTCCAGACCGAGGTCAGCGTCGCCGACGGCGAGGGCGGACGCCTGCGCCCCGATGTCGTCGTCAAGGTACCCGGCGGGCAGAGTCTGATCATCGATGCCAAGGTCTCGCTCAATGCCTATCAGGACGCGTTCGGCGCGGTCGACGAGCGCGAAAAGGCCGCGCATCTCGCTGCGCACGCCGCGGCGATGAAGGCACATGTCAACACGCTCGGCGCGAAAAGCTACTGGAACCAGTTCGACGATACCCCCGACTATGTCGTGATGTTCGTCCCCGGCGAGCATTTCCTCGCCGCCGCGCTCGACCACGATCATGAGCTGTGGGACTATGCTTTCGACCGCAAGGTGCTGCTCGCGACTCCGACCAACCTCATCGCCATCGCGCGCACCGTCGCGGCGGTGTGGCGGCAGGAAAAGCTCGCGGGACAGGCGCGCGAGATCGCGGCGCTCGGCAAGGAACTTTATGCGCGCATGTCGGTGATGGGCACGCACATCGCGCGTGTCGGCAAGAATCTCGATCAGGCGACGGGAGCGTATAACGCTTTCGTCGGCAGCTTCGAATCGCAGGTGCTGACCCAGGCGAAGCGTTTCGAGGCGCTCGATATCGAAACCGGCGGCAAGGAGATTCCCGCGCTCCCCGTCGCCGAACAGGCGGCCCGCCCGCTCGCGAAGCTGGCGAGCGCACCGGCGGCGGTCAACGACGCGGGCGAATAG
- a CDS encoding response regulator transcription factor: MTATIALVDDDRNILQSLSIALQAEGFVTRVYSDGEAALKPLIDNPPDLAVFDVKMPRMDGLELLRRLREKSQLPVIFLTSKDDEIDEALGLAMGADDYIAKPFSQRLVIARIRAILRRVDLNRNAPGTEDEPVAEPISRGRLTMDPARHKVSWDGKEVTLTVTEFLILETLASRPGIVRSRNQLMDAAYQDDVYIDDRTIDSHIKRLRRKFREVDPEFDAIATLYGAGYRFADEG, translated from the coding sequence ATGACGGCAACCATCGCGCTGGTCGACGACGACCGCAACATATTGCAATCCCTGTCGATCGCGCTGCAGGCCGAGGGATTCGTCACGCGCGTCTATTCGGACGGCGAGGCGGCGCTGAAACCGCTGATCGACAATCCGCCCGACCTCGCGGTGTTCGACGTCAAGATGCCGCGCATGGACGGGCTCGAACTGCTGCGGCGGCTGCGCGAGAAGAGCCAGCTTCCGGTCATCTTCCTGACCAGCAAGGACGACGAGATCGACGAGGCGCTGGGCCTCGCGATGGGGGCCGACGATTATATCGCCAAGCCCTTTTCACAGCGGCTGGTGATCGCGCGCATCCGCGCGATCCTGCGCCGCGTCGATCTCAACCGGAACGCCCCCGGCACCGAGGACGAACCCGTCGCCGAGCCGATCAGCCGCGGCCGGCTGACGATGGACCCGGCGCGCCACAAGGTGAGCTGGGACGGCAAGGAGGTGACGCTGACCGTCACCGAATTCCTGATCCTCGAAACGCTCGCCTCGCGTCCGGGCATCGTGCGCAGCCGCAACCAGCTGATGGACGCCGCCTATCAGGACGACGTCTATATCGACGACCGCACGATCGACAGCCACATCAAGCGCCTGCGCCGGAAGTTCCGCGAGGTCGACCCCGAATTCGACGCGATCGCCACCCTCTATGGCGCGGGATATCGTTTTGCCGACGAAGGCTGA
- a CDS encoding META domain-containing protein, translated as MFKPLAILTLSVALAGCVPAAEAPQGPATPPAAAYMALGTEPGWTLEITPGILNYDGDYGDTKIVVANPGARPSFNGERYVTSRLTVDITHGECSDGMSDRRYRDTVTVIANGKTVKGCGGGILPPTELAGTSWSFVSIGGTPVAADRPTSLAFEADRLSGSAGCNRFSGRYTRDGRTLTAGPLMATEMACPGAGMAQEGAFFAMMRGPVSLRFPNDGTLVLTDADGLTAVLRRSI; from the coding sequence ATGTTTAAGCCGCTTGCCATATTGACGCTCAGCGTCGCCCTCGCCGGATGCGTTCCCGCCGCCGAAGCCCCGCAGGGTCCGGCTACGCCGCCCGCGGCCGCCTATATGGCGCTCGGCACCGAACCGGGCTGGACGCTCGAGATCACCCCCGGGATACTCAACTACGACGGCGACTATGGCGACACCAAGATCGTCGTCGCCAATCCCGGCGCCCGGCCGAGCTTCAACGGCGAGCGCTACGTCACCAGCCGCCTGACGGTCGACATCACCCACGGCGAATGCAGCGACGGGATGAGCGACCGGCGCTATCGCGACACGGTGACGGTCATCGCCAACGGCAAGACGGTGAAGGGCTGCGGCGGCGGCATCCTCCCGCCGACCGAGCTCGCCGGGACCAGCTGGAGCTTCGTGTCGATCGGCGGCACGCCCGTCGCGGCCGACCGCCCGACCTCGCTCGCCTTCGAAGCCGACCGGCTGAGCGGCAGCGCAGGATGCAACCGCTTTTCGGGCCGCTACACGCGCGACGGCCGCACGCTCACCGCCGGGCCGCTGATGGCGACCGAAATGGCGTGCCCGGGGGCGGGCATGGCGCAGGAAGGCGCCTTCTTCGCGATGATGCGCGGGCCCGTGAGCCTCCGCTTTCCCAACGACGGCACGCTTGTCCTGACCGACGCCGATGGCCTGACGGCGGTGCTGCGGCGCTCGATATAG
- the rapZ gene encoding RNase adapter RapZ, producing the protein MTEESQRLLLVTGLSGAGKSTVLRVLEDLGWEVVDNLPVALLDALLGAPGGQGREGRPLAVGIDSRSRGFKPAPLVRRMKELREAGGRDIGTLFLDCAGAELERRFSETRRRHPLAEDRPAADGIAREREMMEPLRRWAEHVIDTTNYSSNDLQQEVRQRFGDTGTDEPVLSVLSFGFARGLPRNADLVFDMRYLRNPHWDTRLRPGTGLDPEVAAYVMTDPAYEASIAQIEQLLLTLLPRYRAEGKSYVTVAFGCTGGRHRSVHVAERVARTLREAGHAPTVTHRNLDSAPQDGLEGKPPPASGGKAQGS; encoded by the coding sequence ATGACCGAGGAAAGCCAGCGCCTGCTCCTCGTCACGGGCCTGTCGGGAGCGGGCAAATCGACCGTGCTCCGGGTGCTCGAGGATCTGGGGTGGGAGGTCGTCGACAACCTGCCCGTCGCGCTGCTCGACGCGCTGCTCGGCGCGCCCGGGGGGCAGGGCCGCGAAGGCCGCCCGCTCGCGGTCGGTATCGACAGCCGCAGCCGCGGTTTCAAGCCCGCGCCGCTGGTCCGGCGGATGAAGGAATTGCGCGAAGCGGGCGGGCGCGACATCGGCACCCTGTTCCTCGATTGCGCCGGCGCCGAGCTCGAACGGCGCTTTTCGGAGACGCGCCGCCGCCACCCGCTCGCCGAGGATCGCCCCGCCGCCGACGGCATCGCGCGCGAGCGCGAGATGATGGAGCCGCTGCGCCGCTGGGCCGAGCATGTCATCGACACCACCAATTATTCGAGCAACGACCTGCAACAGGAGGTGCGCCAGCGCTTTGGCGACACCGGTACCGACGAGCCGGTACTGAGCGTGCTGAGCTTCGGTTTCGCACGCGGATTACCGCGCAACGCCGATCTGGTGTTCGACATGCGCTACCTCCGCAACCCGCATTGGGACACGCGCCTGCGCCCCGGTACGGGGCTCGATCCCGAGGTCGCCGCCTATGTGATGACCGACCCTGCCTATGAGGCGAGCATCGCGCAGATCGAGCAATTGCTGCTGACATTGCTGCCGCGCTACCGCGCCGAAGGCAAAAGCTATGTCACCGTCGCCTTCGGCTGTACCGGCGGGCGCCACCGCTCGGTCCATGTCGCCGAGCGCGTCGCCCGCACGCTGCGCGAGGCGGGCCATGCGCCGACGGTGACCCACCGCAACCTTGACTCCGCCCCGCAAGATGGGCTTGAGGGCAAGCCCCCTCCCGCGTCCGGCGGAAAAGCACAAGGGTCGTAG
- a CDS encoding stimulus-sensing domain-containing protein: MARDIVLPTKADPAHDIEEQPLVWSARWSLTTRILAVNILAIALLMFGFFYLDTYRSRLVDTRIAVMQDQLAMLDSAIEAARPDQRQRLIEEFVAATESRLRFYAPDGRRIYDSFEHGPPTYTLRDPDLQPWKRDAARAMDRGIDWIVGAPSYPEFEEPAVDRAAAWPEVIDAMRSGEGATRFRYAPERTPLLSATRVVDLDTPEAMLMTLNARDITRTVRAERFRLAVVVAVVLIASVLLSLFLARTIVRPLRKLARAAVRVRLGRAREVVVPRLPSRRDEIGTLARALSDMTQALRERIDAGEHFAADVTHELKNPIASVRSAIEGLGRVKNDEQRAQLLAIADEDVRRLDRLVTDISDASRIDAQLSRTNFEPIDIGLMIESMLAARAARAEADAAKGDGAPHPRIAFARPRKGTTMVMGDGHRLERVIDNVIDNAVSFSPPGGLVCVRATQLGGEVHIGVDDDGPGIEPAQRDAIFRRFHSERPDGEAFGRHSGLGLAIARTIVEGHSGHIAARDRDDGKPGASLLITLPAADTGGEAER, from the coding sequence ATGGCGCGGGATATCGTTTTGCCGACGAAGGCTGATCCCGCGCACGACATCGAGGAACAGCCGCTCGTCTGGTCGGCGCGCTGGTCGCTGACCACACGCATTCTTGCGGTCAACATCCTCGCCATCGCGCTCTTGATGTTCGGCTTCTTCTATCTCGACACCTATCGCAGCCGGCTGGTCGACACCCGCATCGCGGTGATGCAGGACCAGCTCGCGATGCTCGACAGCGCGATCGAGGCTGCGCGGCCCGACCAGCGGCAGCGCCTGATCGAGGAGTTCGTCGCGGCGACCGAATCGCGGCTGCGTTTCTATGCGCCCGACGGTCGCCGGATCTACGACAGTTTCGAACATGGCCCGCCGACCTACACGTTGCGCGACCCCGACCTGCAACCATGGAAGCGCGACGCCGCGCGCGCGATGGATCGCGGCATCGACTGGATCGTCGGCGCCCCTTCCTATCCCGAGTTCGAGGAACCCGCGGTCGACCGTGCCGCCGCCTGGCCCGAGGTGATCGACGCGATGCGATCGGGTGAAGGCGCGACCCGCTTCCGCTACGCCCCCGAACGAACCCCGCTGCTCAGCGCGACGCGCGTCGTCGACCTCGACACGCCCGAAGCGATGCTGATGACGCTCAACGCGCGCGACATCACGCGCACCGTGCGCGCCGAACGCTTCCGCCTCGCGGTGGTCGTCGCGGTGGTGCTGATCGCGTCGGTGCTGCTCTCGCTCTTCCTCGCACGCACGATCGTCCGTCCGCTGCGCAAGCTCGCGCGCGCCGCGGTGCGCGTCCGCCTCGGCCGCGCCCGCGAGGTCGTCGTGCCGCGCCTGCCCAGCCGCCGCGACGAGATCGGCACGCTCGCGCGGGCGCTCAGCGACATGACGCAGGCGCTGCGCGAACGTATCGACGCGGGCGAGCATTTCGCCGCCGACGTGACCCACGAACTCAAGAACCCCATCGCCTCGGTGCGCTCGGCGATCGAGGGACTGGGCCGCGTCAAGAACGACGAACAGCGCGCGCAGCTGCTGGCGATCGCCGACGAGGATGTCCGCCGCCTCGACCGGCTGGTCACCGACATCAGCGACGCCAGCCGCATCGACGCGCAATTGTCGCGCACCAATTTCGAACCGATCGACATCGGGCTGATGATCGAATCGATGCTCGCCGCGCGCGCCGCGCGCGCCGAGGCCGATGCGGCCAAAGGGGACGGGGCGCCGCACCCGCGCATTGCCTTCGCCCGCCCGCGCAAGGGCACCACGATGGTGATGGGCGACGGCCACCGGCTCGAGCGCGTGATCGACAATGTCATCGACAATGCGGTCAGCTTTTCACCGCCTGGCGGGCTCGTCTGCGTGCGCGCGACGCAGCTGGGGGGCGAGGTGCACATCGGGGTCGACGACGACGGCCCCGGGATCGAGCCCGCGCAGCGCGACGCGATCTTCCGCCGCTTCCACAGCGAGCGCCCCGACGGCGAGGCGTTCGGGCGTCACAGCGGGCTGGGCCTCGCGATCGCGCGGACGATCGTCGAGGGACACAGCGGGCATATCGCGGCGCGCGACCGCGACGACGGCAAACCCGGCGCCAGCCTGCTGATCACCCTGCCCGCGGCGGACACCGGCGGCGAGGCGGAGCGATAG
- a CDS encoding PTS sugar transporter subunit IIA, translated as MPSDKALPLLGMVLVTHGRLAEEMVTAMEHVVGPQRAIATVCIGPNDNMEMRRKEIADAIRKVDEGRGVIMLTDLFGGTPSNLAISLLDAGRTEVIAGVNLPMLIRLESARKTMELRPAVIAAKEAGQKYISVASEMLGVTS; from the coding sequence ATGCCCAGCGATAAAGCACTGCCGCTTCTCGGAATGGTCCTCGTGACGCATGGCCGCCTTGCCGAGGAGATGGTGACCGCGATGGAACATGTCGTCGGCCCCCAGCGCGCGATCGCAACCGTGTGCATCGGGCCCAACGACAATATGGAGATGCGCCGCAAGGAAATCGCCGACGCGATCCGCAAGGTCGACGAAGGCCGCGGCGTGATCATGCTCACCGACCTGTTCGGGGGCACCCCGTCGAACCTCGCGATCAGCCTGCTCGACGCCGGTCGCACCGAAGTGATCGCCGGGGTCAATCTGCCGATGCTGATCCGCCTCGAAAGCGCGCGCAAGACGATGGAGCTTCGCCCCGCGGTGATCGCCGCGAAGGAAGCGGGCCAGAAATATATCTCCGTCGCGTCGGAGATGCTGGGGGTGACATCATGA
- the dnaK gene encoding molecular chaperone DnaK: MAKVIGIDLGTTNSCVAVMEGGKPKVIENVEGTRTTPSIVAFAKDGERLIGQPAKRQAVTNPENTIFAVKRLIGRRFDDPMTKKDMELVPYNITKGANGDAWVKAGGEDYSPSQISAFILQKMKETAEAYLGEKVEQAVITVPAYFNDAQRQATKDAGRIAGLEVLRIINEPTAAALAYGLDKTENKTIAVYDLGGGTFDISILEVGDGVFEVKSTNGDTFLGGEDFDSKIVEYLADTFKKDEGIDLRGDKLALQRLKEAAEKAKIELSSAATTEVNLPFITADANGPKHLVKTITRADLEKLVEELVKRTLEPCKKAIKDAGVSASEIDEVVLVGGMTRMPRVREVVKDFFGKEPHTGVNPDEVVAIGAAIQAGVLQGDVKDVLLLDVTPLSLGIETLGGVFTRMIDRNTTIPTKKSQVYSTADDNQSAVTIRVFQGEREMAADNKMLGQFDLVGIPPAPRGVPQIEVTFDIDANGIVSVHAKDKGTGKEQQIKIQASGGLSDADIDQMVKDAEQFAEEDKARREAAEAKNNAESLIHSTESQLREHGDKVDAGLKSEIEAAIAEAKTAVEGGDAAAMTEKSQALAQVAMKLGQAIYEKEQQAAASPNADGDAPKADEDVVDAEFSEVEDDKK, translated from the coding sequence ATGGCCAAAGTGATCGGGATCGACCTCGGCACCACGAACAGCTGCGTCGCGGTGATGGAAGGCGGCAAGCCCAAGGTTATCGAAAATGTCGAAGGCACGCGCACGACGCCCTCGATCGTCGCCTTCGCCAAGGACGGCGAGCGGCTGATCGGGCAGCCGGCGAAGCGCCAGGCGGTGACCAATCCCGAAAACACCATCTTCGCGGTGAAGCGCCTGATCGGCCGCCGCTTCGACGATCCCATGACCAAGAAGGACATGGAACTCGTCCCCTACAACATCACCAAGGGCGCCAACGGCGACGCCTGGGTCAAGGCGGGCGGCGAGGATTATTCGCCGTCGCAGATCAGCGCGTTCATCCTCCAGAAGATGAAGGAAACCGCCGAAGCCTATCTGGGCGAAAAGGTCGAGCAGGCGGTCATCACCGTTCCGGCCTATTTCAATGACGCCCAGCGCCAGGCGACCAAGGACGCCGGCCGCATCGCCGGCCTCGAAGTGCTGCGCATCATCAACGAGCCGACCGCGGCCGCGCTGGCTTACGGCCTCGACAAGACCGAGAACAAGACGATCGCCGTCTATGACCTTGGCGGCGGCACCTTCGACATCTCGATCCTCGAGGTCGGCGACGGCGTGTTCGAAGTGAAGTCGACCAACGGCGACACCTTCCTCGGCGGCGAAGACTTTGACTCGAAGATCGTCGAATATCTCGCCGACACCTTCAAGAAGGACGAAGGCATCGACCTGCGCGGCGACAAGCTCGCGCTGCAGCGGCTGAAGGAAGCCGCCGAAAAGGCGAAGATCGAACTGTCGTCGGCCGCGACGACCGAGGTCAATCTGCCCTTCATCACCGCCGACGCCAACGGGCCGAAGCACCTCGTCAAGACGATCACCCGCGCCGACCTCGAAAAGCTGGTCGAAGAGCTCGTCAAGCGCACGCTTGAGCCCTGCAAGAAGGCGATCAAGGACGCCGGCGTCTCGGCGAGCGAGATCGACGAGGTCGTGCTCGTCGGCGGCATGACGCGCATGCCGCGCGTGCGCGAAGTCGTGAAGGATTTCTTCGGCAAGGAACCGCACACCGGTGTGAACCCTGACGAAGTCGTCGCGATCGGCGCCGCGATCCAGGCCGGCGTTCTGCAGGGCGACGTCAAGGACGTGCTGCTGCTCGACGTGACCCCGCTGTCGCTCGGCATCGAGACGCTCGGCGGCGTGTTCACGCGCATGATCGACCGCAACACCACCATCCCGACCAAGAAGTCGCAGGTCTATTCGACCGCCGACGACAACCAGTCGGCGGTGACGATCCGCGTGTTCCAGGGCGAGCGCGAAATGGCGGCGGACAACAAGATGCTCGGCCAGTTCGACCTCGTCGGCATTCCGCCGGCGCCGCGCGGCGTGCCGCAGATCGAGGTGACCTTCGACATCGACGCCAACGGCATCGTGTCGGTCCACGCCAAGGACAAGGGCACCGGCAAGGAACAGCAGATCAAGATCCAGGCCTCGGGCGGCCTCAGCGACGCGGACATCGACCAGATGGTCAAGGACGCCGAGCAGTTCGCCGAAGAAGACAAGGCGCGCCGCGAGGCGGCCGAGGCGAAGAACAACGCCGAGAGCCTGATCCACTCGACCGAGAGCCAGCTGCGCGAGCATGGCGACAAGGTCGATGCCGGTCTCAAGTCCGAGATCGAGGCCGCGATCGCCGAAGCCAAGACCGCGGTCGAGGGCGGCGATGCCGCCGCGATGACCGAAAAGAGCCAGGCGCTCGCGCAGGTCGCGATGAAGCTCGGCCAGGCGATCTACGAGAAGGAGCAGCAGGCTGCGGCGTCGCCCAACGCCGACGGTGACGCTCCGAAGGCCGACGAAGATGTCGTCGATGCCGAATTCTCGGAAGTCGAAGACGACAAGAAGTAA